A single Pan troglodytes isolate AG18354 chromosome 19, NHGRI_mPanTro3-v2.0_pri, whole genome shotgun sequence DNA region contains:
- the HES7 gene encoding transcription factor HES-7 isoform X3, which produces MARGGPTPGCEQPGAPSLACRHFVLKPSSGQASFCGGSCSWFEMLKPLVEKRRRDRINRSLEELRLLLLERTRDQTPTRSQNAIFFATPRVCKFHAWFCKFRSRGRSVSPFGSLSVCFPLPYSQLLMSQLLLWRVVNFIPWVAVSNLLLTRWALVPTPRIGQFRLRVGQDFPWSSPLRIWSRVLWAVRKCDRGHHQLPHPSLPSSPCHFPPFSPPLSVSAPSPPVCRTSGTRSWRKPRYWSSPWAT; this is translated from the exons ATGGCCAGGGGCGGCCCCACACCCGGGTGCGAACAGCCGGGGGCCCCCAGCCTCGCGTGCAG ACACTTTGTCCTGAAGCCCTCGAGTGGTCAGGCATCGTTCTGCGGAGGGTCATGCTCTTGGTTTGAG ATGCTCAAGCCGCTTGTGGAGAAGCGGCGCCGGGACCGCATCAACCGCAGCCTGGAAGAGctgaggctgctgctgctggagcGGACCCGGGACCAG ACCCCCACTCGCTCTCAGAACGCGATCTTCTTCGCCACCCCTCGGGTCTGTAAGTTTCACGCCTGGTTCTGTAAATTTCGCTCCCGGGGTCGGTCAGTTTCACCCTTTGGGTCTCTAAGTGTCTGCTTCCCCCTCCCCTACAGCCAGCTTCTGATGAGCCAGCTTCTGTTATGGCGGGTGGTTAATTTCATTCCCTGGGTTGCGGTTTCAAATCTCCTCCTCACGCGTTGGGCATTGGTTCCAACCCCTCGGATTGGACAGTTTCGTCTCAGGGTGGGCCAGGATTTTCCTTGGTCATCTCCACTCCGCATTTGGTCGCGCGTTCTGTGGGCAGTGCGCAAATGCGATCGGGGGCACCACCAGCTCCCGCATCcgtccctcccttcttccccctgCCACTTTCCCCCTTTCTCCCCACCCCTTTCTGTCTCTGCGCCCTCCCCTCCCGTCTGTAGAACCTCCGGAACCCGAAGCTGGAGAAAGCCGAGATACTGGAGTTCGCCGTGGGCTACTTGA
- the HES7 gene encoding transcription factor HES-7 isoform X2: MARGGPTPGCEQPGAPSLACRHFVLKPSSGQASFCGGSCSWFEMLKPLVEKRRRDRINRSLEELRLLLLERTRDQNLRNPKLEKAEILEFAVGYLRERSRVEPPAAAAPGVSRSPVQDAEALASCYLSGFRECLLRLAAFAHDASPAARAQLFSALHGYLRPKPPRPKPVDPRPPAPRPSLDPAAPALGPALHQRPPVHQGPPSPRCAWSPTLCSPRAGDSGAPAPLTGLLPPPPPPHRQDGAPKAPLPPPPAFWRPWP; this comes from the exons ATGGCCAGGGGCGGCCCCACACCCGGGTGCGAACAGCCGGGGGCCCCCAGCCTCGCGTGCAG ACACTTTGTCCTGAAGCCCTCGAGTGGTCAGGCATCGTTCTGCGGAGGGTCATGCTCTTGGTTTGAG ATGCTCAAGCCGCTTGTGGAGAAGCGGCGCCGGGACCGCATCAACCGCAGCCTGGAAGAGctgaggctgctgctgctggagcGGACCCGGGACCAG AACCTCCGGAACCCGAAGCTGGAGAAAGCCGAGATACTGGAGTTCGCCGTGGGCTACTTGAGGGAGCGAAGCCGGGTGGAGCCCCCGG CCGCCGCGGCTCCAGGGGTTTCCCGGTCCCCAGTCCAGGACGCCGAGGCGCTCGCCAGCTGCTACTTGTCCGGTTTCCGCGAGTGCCTGCTTCGCTTGGCGGCCTTCGCGCATGACGCCAGCCCGGCCGCCCGCGCCCAGCTCTTCTCCGCGCTGCACGGCTACCTGCGCCCCAAACCGCCCCGGCCCAAGCCGGTAGATCCGAGGCCTCCAGCGCCGCGCCCATCCCTGGACCCCGCCGCACCGGCCCTTGGCCCCGCGCTGCACCAGCGCCCCCCAGTGCACCAGGGCCCCCCTAGCCCGCGCTGCGCATGGTCCCCAACCCTCTGCTCCCCGCGCGCCGGGGATTCTGGCGCGCCGGCGCCCCTCACCGGACTgctgccgccgccaccgccgcctcACAGACAAGACGGGGCGCCCAAGGCCCCGCTGCCCCCGCCGCCCGCTTTCTGGAGACCTTGGCCCTGA
- the HES7 gene encoding transcription factor HES-7 isoform X1, translating to MSKGAGSGPIPPTLGPRNIRLQASRDPVHTGSGGAMVTRDRAENRDGPKMLKPLVEKRRRDRINRSLEELRLLLLERTRDQNLRNPKLEKAEILEFAVGYLRERSRVEPPAAAAPGVSRSPVQDAEALASCYLSGFRECLLRLAAFAHDASPAARAQLFSALHGYLRPKPPRPKPVDPRPPAPRPSLDPAAPALGPALHQRPPVHQGPPSPRCAWSPTLCSPRAGDSGAPAPLTGLLPPPPPPHRQDGAPKAPLPPPPAFWRPWP from the exons ATGTCGAAGGGGGCGGGGTCGGGTCCTATCCCTCCTACCCTTGGGCCGCGGAATATAAGGCTCCAGGCGAGCAGGGATCCGGTCCACACAGGGTCCGGAGGAGCAATGGTCACCCGGGATCGAGCTGAGAATAGGGACGGCCCCAAG ATGCTCAAGCCGCTTGTGGAGAAGCGGCGCCGGGACCGCATCAACCGCAGCCTGGAAGAGctgaggctgctgctgctggagcGGACCCGGGACCAG AACCTCCGGAACCCGAAGCTGGAGAAAGCCGAGATACTGGAGTTCGCCGTGGGCTACTTGAGGGAGCGAAGCCGGGTGGAGCCCCCGG CCGCCGCGGCTCCAGGGGTTTCCCGGTCCCCAGTCCAGGACGCCGAGGCGCTCGCCAGCTGCTACTTGTCCGGTTTCCGCGAGTGCCTGCTTCGCTTGGCGGCCTTCGCGCATGACGCCAGCCCGGCCGCCCGCGCCCAGCTCTTCTCCGCGCTGCACGGCTACCTGCGCCCCAAACCGCCCCGGCCCAAGCCGGTAGATCCGAGGCCTCCAGCGCCGCGCCCATCCCTGGACCCCGCCGCACCGGCCCTTGGCCCCGCGCTGCACCAGCGCCCCCCAGTGCACCAGGGCCCCCCTAGCCCGCGCTGCGCATGGTCCCCAACCCTCTGCTCCCCGCGCGCCGGGGATTCTGGCGCGCCGGCGCCCCTCACCGGACTgctgccgccgccaccgccgcctcACAGACAAGACGGGGCGCCCAAGGCCCCGCTGCCCCCGCCGCCCGCTTTCTGGAGACCTTGGCCCTGA